A single genomic interval of Bacillus sp. es.036 harbors:
- a CDS encoding SDR family oxidoreductase produces the protein MNPEVNDITDFNMNFFSLKGKVAIITGGNSGIGQGFALALAKAGANIFAVSMTEDDDQTRELIEAEGVHYYLMVGNLTEDGFCKAIVDECVSVYGKIDILINNAGIGIYEPDVTKFTRLHWDKMVSVNLDAPFELSHEVAKQMIPQRSGKIINTCSLFSYLGGQWSPAYAATKHGLAGFTKAYCDELAQYNIQVNGIAPGYFATDVTKATRENLESNQRVLDHIPANRWGNIQDLMGAVVFLASDASNYVNGTLLNVDGGYLVR, from the coding sequence ATGAACCCCGAAGTAAATGACATTACGGATTTTAATATGAACTTTTTTAGCTTGAAGGGAAAAGTAGCTATTATTACTGGTGGTAATTCAGGAATTGGTCAGGGGTTTGCCCTTGCGCTTGCGAAGGCTGGGGCAAATATTTTTGCCGTTAGTATGACGGAAGACGATGATCAGACGAGGGAGCTAATTGAAGCAGAAGGCGTTCACTATTATTTAATGGTTGGCAATCTGACAGAAGACGGTTTTTGTAAAGCGATTGTTGATGAATGCGTAAGTGTTTATGGAAAGATCGATATTTTGATTAATAATGCAGGCATTGGCATCTATGAACCTGATGTTACAAAGTTTACGAGATTGCATTGGGATAAGATGGTTTCAGTGAATTTGGACGCACCGTTTGAATTGTCACATGAAGTGGCAAAACAGATGATTCCGCAACGAAGTGGAAAAATCATTAACACATGTTCCTTGTTTTCGTATCTTGGTGGCCAATGGTCTCCAGCTTATGCAGCAACAAAACATGGTTTAGCCGGTTTCACGAAAGCATATTGTGATGAACTTGCTCAATATAACATTCAAGTGAATGGAATAGCACCTGGTTATTTTGCTACAGACGTGACGAAGGCGACAAGGGAGAACCTTGAAAGCAACCAGCGCGTCCTCGATCACATTCCCGCCAATAGATGGGGGAACATCCAAGATCTGATGGGGGCGGTTGTTTTCTTAGCATCTGACGCGTCAAACTATGTGAACGGTACACTACTAAATGTCGACGGCGGCTATCTCGTACGATAA
- a CDS encoding M14 family metallopeptidase, protein MKKQILTLTVAGTMLVSGSFLTGNTALAGENGPNGPNYGGNETIKNERLHSYEEMVSFLEKIEQRSEALELEVYGQSVKGRDLYLAKFGNMDPDNPTILFLTQQHGNETLTTEGALEVIKYLSSNGKDVQNILDNVNVLIAPRLNVDGAEGDVNFSLEDYVSGTHTRYNANEVDLNRDHVDREQPETKALHENVLQKYSPDYMIDLHHQGTQTTLGDTGELVSGSILYPTNETVDPEVVEQSKELGAVVYNAVEAKGYGLLSKYPGGSAPTISRNGLAMEYGIATLLFEMRGMADHYRDDYVLGQKSNGYLIQQAVTAMKASLNALADDSIDSADTSFWDTLPDSNYDGE, encoded by the coding sequence GTGAAAAAACAAATTCTAACGTTAACAGTAGCAGGAACAATGCTGGTGTCTGGATCCTTTTTAACAGGGAATACCGCGCTAGCCGGAGAGAATGGACCGAATGGACCTAATTATGGCGGCAATGAAACGATTAAGAATGAGCGTCTGCATTCTTATGAAGAGATGGTGAGCTTTTTAGAAAAAATTGAGCAGCGTTCTGAGGCGCTGGAGCTCGAGGTGTACGGTCAGTCCGTTAAAGGAAGAGACCTTTACCTTGCGAAGTTTGGCAACATGGATCCAGATAACCCAACGATTCTATTTCTAACGCAGCAGCATGGGAATGAAACGTTAACAACGGAAGGTGCCCTTGAGGTGATTAAGTATTTATCATCGAACGGAAAAGACGTGCAGAACATTCTTGATAACGTGAATGTGTTGATCGCGCCACGATTAAATGTCGACGGGGCAGAAGGCGATGTGAATTTTTCATTAGAAGACTATGTTTCTGGCACGCATACGCGCTATAATGCCAACGAAGTGGATCTGAATCGTGACCACGTCGATCGCGAGCAGCCTGAAACGAAGGCGCTTCATGAAAATGTGCTACAAAAATATTCTCCGGATTACATGATTGACCTGCATCATCAAGGAACACAAACAACACTCGGTGACACGGGCGAATTGGTGTCTGGATCGATTTTGTATCCAACAAATGAGACAGTCGATCCGGAAGTCGTGGAACAGTCGAAGGAACTTGGTGCTGTCGTGTATAACGCGGTAGAAGCCAAAGGCTATGGACTGCTTTCCAAGTATCCAGGCGGCAGTGCACCGACGATTAGCAGAAACGGACTGGCGATGGAATATGGCATTGCAACGCTTCTTTTTGAAATGCGCGGCATGGCCGATCATTATCGCGATGACTATGTTCTCGGACAGAAGAGTAATGGCTACTTGATTCAACAGGCTGTAACGGCGATGAAGGCAAGTCTCAATGCGCTTGCCGACGATTCCATTGATTCAGCGGATACGTCTTTCTGGGATACGCTTCCTGATAGCAATTATGATGGGGAGTAA
- a CDS encoding M14 family zinc carboxypeptidase, with amino-acid sequence MSRKKKLTVLCSTLLLSSVFASPTMAAPNDKPVQAQSQEYAISGFISHAELSKKLMQIEKSSQGNVQVQVAGYSNLDREIYTATVGSGDKVILVQSEIHGNEKTGTAALLNLLQQLGSNSPEAKKIREEVTIVAMPMVNPDATELNRRGNDMSWSEVVTDFPQLASASPSWNYYTYTNQYWDYASNPGFDVNRDFNPDLDYVPQPEDFPSNSSNPGWYITPEAQTVRDVYKGLMNEFGKVDVFVDLHHQGEYFVEGTDDKVTLSISGDFVPDPDSEEGVEYREYADTYDGDFSKQLNVSVYNALQERGDSPFDNITLYPQGLDLPGTALGSFALNGSGAVLFEVTGQTQSYGQKEKGRLIKAVEIGLYGIIDGVTSGDVYEINPNEYDEIPLTER; translated from the coding sequence ATGAGTCGAAAAAAGAAGTTAACCGTCTTATGTAGCACGCTTTTACTTTCATCCGTCTTTGCAAGTCCGACGATGGCAGCACCGAACGACAAACCTGTTCAAGCGCAAAGTCAGGAATACGCGATCTCTGGTTTTATTAGTCATGCAGAATTGAGTAAGAAGCTCATGCAGATTGAAAAGAGCAGTCAGGGAAATGTTCAAGTTCAAGTTGCTGGCTACTCAAACCTCGATCGTGAAATTTATACAGCAACGGTTGGTTCAGGAGATAAAGTGATCCTCGTCCAAAGTGAGATTCATGGAAACGAAAAAACAGGTACGGCAGCACTATTGAATTTATTGCAGCAGCTCGGCTCGAATTCGCCAGAAGCTAAGAAAATACGTGAGGAAGTCACCATTGTCGCGATGCCAATGGTAAATCCGGATGCGACAGAGTTAAATCGTCGTGGCAATGACATGTCGTGGAGTGAGGTCGTAACTGATTTTCCTCAGCTCGCTAGTGCGTCCCCATCATGGAACTACTACACGTATACGAATCAATATTGGGACTACGCATCAAATCCAGGTTTTGATGTCAATCGGGACTTCAATCCGGATCTTGATTATGTGCCACAACCTGAAGATTTTCCGAGTAACTCTTCGAATCCTGGCTGGTACATTACCCCTGAAGCGCAAACCGTTCGTGATGTGTATAAAGGGCTAATGAATGAATTTGGCAAAGTCGATGTGTTTGTTGACTTGCATCATCAAGGTGAATATTTCGTTGAGGGAACGGATGATAAAGTGACGCTCTCGATTTCAGGAGATTTTGTTCCAGATCCAGACAGTGAAGAGGGCGTGGAATATCGTGAGTATGCCGATACATACGATGGTGATTTCTCAAAGCAGTTAAATGTTTCGGTTTATAACGCCCTGCAGGAGCGAGGCGATTCACCATTCGACAATATTACGCTGTATCCGCAAGGTTTGGATTTACCTGGGACGGCACTTGGTTCATTCGCCCTTAATGGAAGCGGCGCGGTGCTGTTTGAAGTGACGGGACAAACGCAAAGCTACGGTCAGAAGGAAAAAGGAAGACTTATTAAAGCCGTTGAAATTGGGCTTTATGGAATTATTGATGGTGTGACGAGCGGAGATGTTTATGAGATTAATCCTAATGAATATGATGAGATTCCATTAACAGAGCGGTAA
- a CDS encoding ATP-binding protein translates to MKFETYIQKSKENCANIYGLKPEEIPFLKVSLTTKQLEARKRQFEPIRIILQQFMQKLLVYTSQTPTLIVATDGEGYVLDIHGDQQINEIVEVLGITKGVRYAEKDVGTNSISLALTYEEPIQLIGNDHYHHYFKELACFSAPFSYGEEKGTLSLMTTKEHATHFYLGLLSSAVDAIEREIKVQLQNERFHLMNQVLMNATPLGIVMTNQFGEIQEMNDSAERITGWLETESIGKDIEMIPELESFIRQVLNDKSKLENIEVIFSQGEKACLLDVTPLFDQLNQFIGFFAQFRDMQSYYDLQKRVIQSEKLSAIGKLGAGFAHEIRNPLTSIIGLTQLMDELPDEKQRGHRKIIMSELERMRHLVDQFVMLGKAQVSQKKPENLQNIIQDTVCLMKSYARTHQVTLHFEPAISNPILSIDGSQIKQVLINFIKNAIEAQPDGGNVRISSFPNTSAVTVKIIDEGHGMSPQMLDQLGSPFMSTKEDGLGMGLAISLDLIKAHQGTYTIHSTEGEGTMIEFTLPL, encoded by the coding sequence ATGAAATTTGAAACATATATACAAAAATCAAAAGAGAATTGTGCAAACATATACGGTTTGAAGCCTGAGGAGATTCCTTTTTTAAAGGTTTCTCTTACGACAAAACAACTCGAGGCTCGAAAACGTCAATTTGAACCAATTCGAATTATACTTCAACAATTTATGCAAAAGTTATTAGTTTACACTTCACAAACACCTACGCTTATCGTTGCGACCGACGGTGAAGGATATGTTCTTGATATTCATGGAGATCAGCAGATAAATGAGATCGTGGAAGTGCTAGGAATTACGAAAGGAGTTCGTTATGCTGAAAAGGACGTTGGAACGAACTCCATTTCGCTTGCGCTAACTTACGAAGAACCGATTCAACTAATTGGAAACGACCATTATCATCACTACTTTAAAGAACTTGCGTGTTTTTCAGCTCCGTTTTCGTATGGAGAAGAAAAAGGTACTCTCTCTCTTATGACAACAAAAGAACATGCAACCCACTTTTATCTCGGATTATTGTCTTCAGCAGTCGATGCCATTGAGAGAGAAATAAAAGTTCAGCTTCAAAATGAACGCTTTCACCTTATGAATCAGGTCTTAATGAATGCTACTCCACTTGGCATTGTGATGACGAATCAATTCGGAGAAATTCAAGAAATGAATGATAGCGCCGAAAGAATCACCGGGTGGCTCGAGACAGAATCAATAGGCAAAGACATTGAGATGATTCCGGAATTAGAATCATTTATTCGGCAAGTCTTAAATGACAAAAGCAAGTTGGAAAATATAGAAGTGATCTTTTCACAAGGTGAAAAAGCTTGCCTGTTGGATGTAACGCCTCTCTTTGACCAGCTGAATCAATTTATTGGCTTTTTCGCACAGTTCCGAGATATGCAATCCTATTACGACCTACAAAAAAGGGTCATTCAGTCGGAGAAACTATCTGCTATTGGAAAATTAGGGGCAGGGTTTGCTCATGAAATTCGTAACCCATTAACCTCTATTATTGGATTGACGCAATTAATGGATGAACTTCCAGACGAGAAACAGCGGGGGCATCGCAAAATCATTATGTCAGAGCTTGAACGCATGCGTCATCTCGTCGACCAATTTGTGATGCTAGGAAAAGCACAGGTAAGTCAAAAAAAGCCAGAAAACCTACAGAATATCATACAAGATACGGTATGCCTGATGAAGAGCTATGCCCGTACACACCAAGTAACTCTTCATTTTGAACCCGCTATTTCGAATCCTATCCTTTCGATCGATGGTTCTCAAATCAAACAGGTTCTGATCAACTTTATCAAGAATGCCATTGAAGCCCAGCCAGATGGTGGAAACGTTCGGATCTCATCATTCCCTAACACTTCGGCTGTGACAGTGAAGATCATAGACGAAGGGCACGGCATGTCACCACAAATGCTGGATCAGCTAGGTTCGCCTTTTATGAGTACAAAAGAAGATGGACTCGGAATGGGGCTAGCGATTAGCCTTGATCTCATTAAAGCCCATCAAGGGACATATACAATTCACTCCACAGAAGGTGAAGGAACGATGATAGAGTTTACACTTCCGCTGTAA
- a CDS encoding DUF2207 domain-containing protein, with amino-acid sequence MKKVLSVCVLLLILFIPTHVWAVEFSIESTDIEAQLRQDGQVDVTESHTYEFEGDFNGITRTLIPKENTTIHNFQASEDGEKLKVKKEGNLYKVYRGGSDETVTVNIKYTVSQGVERFEDVAQFYYPFFDDSNETTYENMRITVVPPKPTDVKAAYGYDEAYETVETIDKGTVVFNLGEVPSEENGDIRVAYDASLFSEAPLTAEKPMLDNILLEKEKMDAEVAAKIEAREQWGGVAPVIVGGLLLIAVGLIVQAIRKKRMTGIEIKRQLSGNGRFPDTEMSLPATLLFTGGNLKASAIIASLLELVRKGNIKKVSDEEFELVSRETDFRHETRLMEWLFDEIADDTTFHVDDLDSYVKEKKNHEKFQGSFSAWKEAVRREVKQNNLTEKAGKIRWISGLSALLSFTSIFLFAYHSLFLWMFAVVLLFLFFLIFAVAYRPLNEKGRRIMETLTPLKLSDEWKSWDEDEQVPAFLYQIGAGKRKMSASFATSSQSNEWMIYLLLAETFQSGFEKADHQTAVSAAGTAGGGGGSGAGGGGGGSGAF; translated from the coding sequence ATGAAAAAGGTGCTAAGTGTATGTGTCTTACTTCTAATTTTGTTCATTCCAACGCATGTATGGGCTGTTGAGTTTTCGATTGAATCGACCGATATCGAAGCTCAACTGCGCCAGGACGGTCAGGTAGATGTAACAGAAAGCCACACTTATGAATTTGAAGGAGATTTTAACGGCATTACAAGGACACTCATACCGAAAGAGAATACGACTATTCATAACTTCCAAGCTTCTGAAGATGGTGAAAAGCTTAAAGTGAAGAAGGAGGGGAATCTGTACAAGGTTTATCGTGGAGGATCAGATGAAACTGTCACGGTCAACATTAAATACACCGTCAGTCAAGGTGTGGAACGGTTTGAAGATGTTGCCCAGTTCTATTATCCTTTTTTCGATGATAGCAATGAAACAACCTATGAAAATATGCGGATTACGGTTGTCCCGCCCAAACCTACTGATGTGAAGGCAGCATATGGATATGATGAAGCCTATGAGACTGTCGAAACAATTGATAAGGGGACGGTCGTTTTCAACTTGGGGGAAGTACCGAGTGAGGAGAACGGAGATATACGTGTTGCATACGATGCCTCTCTTTTTTCAGAAGCCCCTCTGACGGCCGAAAAGCCGATGCTCGATAATATTCTTTTGGAAAAAGAGAAAATGGATGCAGAAGTGGCGGCAAAAATAGAAGCGAGAGAGCAATGGGGTGGAGTTGCACCTGTGATTGTTGGTGGATTGCTTCTAATTGCAGTTGGGTTGATCGTTCAAGCCATCAGAAAAAAGAGAATGACAGGGATTGAAATTAAACGGCAGCTTAGCGGAAATGGACGCTTTCCAGATACGGAAATGAGCTTGCCCGCGACTCTTTTATTTACAGGCGGAAATCTTAAAGCATCAGCGATTATCGCTTCATTGCTTGAACTCGTTCGAAAAGGGAACATCAAGAAAGTTTCAGATGAAGAATTTGAACTTGTAAGTAGGGAGACAGATTTTAGGCATGAAACGAGATTAATGGAATGGTTATTTGATGAAATAGCCGATGATACGACTTTTCATGTTGATGATCTGGACAGCTATGTGAAAGAGAAGAAGAACCACGAAAAATTCCAAGGAAGCTTCTCCGCATGGAAGGAAGCGGTAAGGAGAGAAGTTAAACAAAATAATTTAACAGAAAAAGCAGGGAAGATCCGCTGGATTTCAGGGTTATCCGCACTCCTGTCTTTCACCAGTATCTTTTTGTTTGCTTATCATAGTCTCTTTCTCTGGATGTTTGCGGTTGTCTTGCTATTTCTATTCTTCCTCATCTTTGCCGTAGCGTACCGACCATTAAATGAAAAGGGAAGAAGAATCATGGAAACACTGACACCGCTGAAGTTGAGCGATGAATGGAAATCGTGGGATGAAGATGAACAAGTTCCAGCTTTTCTCTATCAAATCGGAGCAGGAAAGCGAAAAATGTCCGCTAGTTTCGCTACTTCATCGCAAAGTAATGAATGGATGATTTACCTTCTATTAGCGGAAACATTTCAATCAGGCTTTGAGAAAGCCGATCACCAAACTGCGGTATCAGCCGCTGGTACCGCAGGCGGAGGCGGTGGATCAGGCGCAGGTGGTGGGGGAGGAGGTTCTGGGGCTTTTTAA
- a CDS encoding SLC45 family MFS transporter, with protein MLQEQVATSSEKRYQKELPALPLTTIWLISFGFLGVQMAFSLQSANMGRIFQTLGADPHNLGLFFILPPLAGLIVQPLVGYFSDRTWMPRLGRRIPYLLVGAVVAVIVMCLLPNSGSFGFTAVTAMTFGAIAILFMDVSSNMAMQPFKMMVGDMVNKEQKGFAYSIQSFLSNSGAVLASIFPFALTLLGVSNSAPKGVIPQSVVISFYAGAGVLIICSLVTVLKVKEYTPDEFAVYHGISKESTKEKVNIFKLLGSAPKVFWTVTLVQLFCWMGFQYLWTYGTGAIALNVWNTSDPSSAAYQDAGNWFGILTAVQSIGAVLWSLALSRIPNNSRKFYYSISLLLGGIGFGSVFFVHNQWALVISFTLIGIAWAAMMTFPFTILTNALKGKNMGTYLGLFNGSICLPQIIASCLSFVLFPLIGSSMPFMILLSGVFLVIGALAVPIIRETYAK; from the coding sequence ATGTTACAAGAACAAGTTGCCACATCCAGTGAAAAACGATATCAGAAAGAACTACCCGCTCTGCCTCTCACAACAATTTGGTTAATTAGTTTCGGTTTTTTAGGTGTCCAGATGGCCTTTTCATTGCAAAGTGCAAACATGGGACGAATTTTCCAAACGCTTGGAGCCGATCCTCATAATCTCGGATTGTTCTTTATCCTACCTCCACTGGCTGGACTAATCGTCCAACCTTTAGTTGGTTATTTCTCAGACCGGACCTGGATGCCGAGGCTTGGTCGTCGAATTCCTTATCTACTCGTTGGCGCTGTTGTTGCCGTTATTGTCATGTGTCTATTGCCGAACTCAGGTAGTTTCGGATTTACTGCAGTGACAGCGATGACGTTTGGCGCCATTGCCATCCTATTTATGGATGTTTCATCAAACATGGCGATGCAGCCGTTTAAAATGATGGTAGGAGATATGGTAAACAAAGAACAAAAAGGATTCGCCTATTCGATCCAAAGCTTTCTATCTAATAGCGGTGCTGTCTTAGCTAGTATTTTTCCTTTTGCGTTAACACTTCTTGGTGTATCAAATAGTGCACCAAAAGGGGTTATCCCACAATCCGTCGTTATTTCTTTTTATGCCGGCGCAGGTGTTTTAATCATTTGTAGTCTCGTTACCGTATTGAAAGTAAAAGAGTATACACCAGATGAATTTGCCGTCTATCACGGCATTTCAAAAGAATCGACGAAAGAAAAAGTAAACATTTTTAAATTACTTGGAAGCGCTCCGAAAGTATTTTGGACCGTTACCCTCGTTCAACTATTTTGCTGGATGGGCTTTCAATACTTATGGACGTATGGCACAGGAGCCATTGCGTTAAACGTTTGGAATACGAGCGATCCTTCTAGTGCAGCTTATCAAGATGCCGGAAACTGGTTTGGGATTCTAACAGCGGTTCAGTCAATTGGCGCAGTACTCTGGTCTCTCGCCTTATCCCGAATTCCAAATAACTCACGCAAATTCTACTACTCGATTAGCTTATTGCTAGGTGGAATCGGATTTGGATCGGTCTTCTTCGTTCACAATCAGTGGGCACTCGTTATTTCCTTTACATTAATCGGAATTGCTTGGGCAGCAATGATGACCTTCCCATTCACAATTCTAACGAATGCGCTAAAAGGTAAAAACATGGGTACATACCTTGGGCTATTTAACGGGAGTATTTGCTTGCCGCAGATTATTGCGTCATGCTTAAGCTTCGTCCTGTTCCCATTGATCGGATCTTCTATGCCGTTTATGATCTTGCTTTCTGGTGTGTTCCTTGTGATTGGGGCGTTGGCTGTACCGATTATTAGGGAGACTTATGCGAAGTAG
- a CDS encoding ABC transporter ATP-binding protein, producing MKSLAPVKRLLETGDIKGSLTFLSSYIKPYWRSYCCLLFILIVDVFLILLFAWLMQHITDSAVNGDFKELKTLFTVGLIALVVTGIVDYFDSYLRTYTVSHVKKDLRRQLFERFLSIPYASFEKNHSGKLLSHLTNDIDKIHGAVGGVLLNLVRLPILVTSIFVYLVLLNWQLSLLFIVLAPLTIISGIVFGKQMRDRNRLIHKQVEDMHITLNDSFAGNMVLRTFSLESLFLRRFQQSSDELLHSEMKEASIRSWFSTAANMAGTMSFFITLGLGAFLVTHGQITIGVLLAFVSLMQRLVYPLTSLAEQWGSFQRSIAAVERIMEAMHEKPEMNLKDHINPPVRMKRMIEFRNLDFHYQKNDELFQNFSLKVPAGKVTALVGPSGAGKSTLFHLLQRVYQPHSGNIFFDDLDVYAMSINQQRSYFSYVPQDTFLFSGTIEENIAFGRIGASRLEIIEAAKKANAHQFIVELKGGYDTEVGERGSRLSGGQKQRIAIARAILRDAPILLLDEATSALDNESERLVQEAIERLMEGRTTIMIAHRLSTIRNADHIVVINKGEVVEQGSHVELIQSGRMYANLYNNNGMRVAQ from the coding sequence ATGAAGAGTCTAGCGCCAGTTAAAAGATTACTTGAGACAGGTGACATTAAAGGTTCCTTAACTTTTTTATCTTCATATATTAAACCGTACTGGAGAAGCTACTGCTGTCTCCTTTTTATTTTAATAGTAGACGTTTTTCTAATTCTACTCTTTGCTTGGTTGATGCAACATATTACTGACAGTGCAGTGAATGGAGATTTTAAAGAGTTGAAGACACTTTTCACTGTTGGATTAATTGCACTAGTTGTTACAGGCATCGTAGATTATTTTGATTCCTATTTAAGAACCTACACTGTAAGTCATGTAAAAAAAGATCTTCGAAGACAATTGTTTGAAAGATTTCTTTCTATTCCATATGCATCTTTTGAAAAAAATCATTCTGGTAAACTACTATCACATTTAACGAATGATATTGATAAGATCCATGGTGCCGTTGGCGGCGTGCTATTAAATTTAGTTCGTCTTCCTATCCTAGTTACTTCTATTTTTGTCTATCTTGTTTTATTGAATTGGCAATTATCTCTTCTATTTATCGTACTCGCTCCACTAACGATTATTTCAGGAATTGTATTTGGAAAGCAAATGAGAGACAGGAATCGTCTTATTCATAAACAAGTGGAAGATATGCACATCACATTAAATGATTCATTCGCTGGTAATATGGTTCTTCGGACGTTTAGTCTTGAATCGTTATTTCTAAGACGCTTCCAACAATCATCGGACGAACTTCTTCATAGTGAAATGAAAGAGGCCTCTATTCGTAGTTGGTTTAGTACAGCCGCTAATATGGCAGGAACGATGTCTTTCTTTATTACGTTAGGACTAGGAGCCTTTCTTGTAACGCATGGACAAATTACGATTGGGGTGTTACTCGCTTTTGTAAGTTTAATGCAAAGGTTGGTTTATCCTCTAACTTCCCTTGCAGAACAATGGGGAAGTTTTCAGCGTTCGATTGCTGCTGTTGAACGTATTATGGAAGCAATGCACGAAAAACCAGAAATGAATCTTAAGGATCATATAAATCCACCTGTTAGAATGAAACGAATGATTGAATTTAGAAACTTGGATTTTCACTATCAGAAAAATGATGAGTTATTTCAAAACTTTTCCTTGAAAGTGCCTGCTGGTAAAGTTACTGCTCTGGTTGGACCGAGTGGCGCAGGAAAAAGCACACTGTTCCATCTCCTTCAACGAGTTTATCAACCTCACAGCGGCAACATATTTTTTGATGATTTAGACGTCTACGCAATGTCAATAAATCAACAACGAAGTTATTTTTCTTATGTACCTCAAGACACATTCCTTTTTAGTGGAACAATTGAAGAAAATATCGCATTTGGTAGGATAGGTGCTAGCAGGTTGGAGATAATTGAAGCTGCTAAGAAAGCAAATGCCCATCAGTTCATTGTGGAGTTAAAAGGTGGTTATGATACAGAAGTAGGGGAAAGAGGATCAAGGTTATCTGGTGGACAAAAGCAACGAATTGCAATTGCTAGAGCCATTCTAAGAGACGCACCTATTTTGTTGCTAGATGAAGCAACTTCAGCGTTGGATAATGAATCAGAACGTCTAGTACAAGAAGCCATAGAGCGACTTATGGAAGGACGGACAACAATAATGATTGCCCACAGGTTATCTACAATTCGGAACGCGGATCATATTGTAGTAATCAATAAAGGTGAAGTGGTAGAACAAGGTTCACACGTGGAGCTAATTCAATCTGGAAGAATGTATGCCAATTTGTATAACAACAATGGGATGAGGGTAGCTCAGTAG
- a CDS encoding PqqD family protein, which translates to METYIRQADLEAIEMEGSWVILNPNDYTVTKLNALGSVCWELLTKEQSVQSLTEQIQKDFEVSSEIVQNDITQFLGELMDAGLITK; encoded by the coding sequence ATGGAAACTTATATACGCCAAGCAGACCTTGAAGCAATCGAAATGGAAGGTAGTTGGGTTATTTTAAATCCTAACGACTACACAGTGACCAAGCTAAATGCTTTAGGGAGTGTTTGTTGGGAGCTGCTTACTAAAGAACAATCTGTGCAGTCACTAACTGAACAAATTCAAAAAGATTTCGAAGTTTCCTCTGAAATCGTTCAAAATGATATTACGCAATTTTTGGGTGAATTGATGGATGCTGGATTAATAACAAAATGA
- a CDS encoding nucleotidyltransferase family protein, protein MIMSLLEEMYTQKDICEGRECDYIELLNDIDVFAIKSQVYHYLKSHQQTSSYSLFLLNNLKDSYERASYQNLMLRHELSHLLDFFEEEALEVIPLKGIVFSETYFDSFLARGTADIDLFIRSQDLQKSIALVKAAGFTKEESEDPSNNHCSFVKTNSNSSLSVTVELHWNLDKEYYSNLNVDVFWDNSIRYSNYHYVKELSIQDTFYFSCLHAVRHKMDSLKYFIDLLQILSKHALEIDYNQLKIRAKTDKTWRKVNTCLSILYGELPFLNRIKSYPFQKKVLFWSIENARKAQRNHKDLSYYMYKFYFNHCLFDSLKHLITSTKTFHFIYPPKTYLEYFLGEDKDIQSRWFLLKQYYLTLFEQHSLKYHKA, encoded by the coding sequence ATGATTATGTCTTTGCTTGAGGAGATGTATACTCAAAAAGATATTTGTGAGGGGAGAGAGTGTGACTACATAGAATTGTTGAATGATATCGATGTGTTCGCTATAAAGTCCCAAGTGTATCATTATCTTAAATCACATCAGCAAACAAGTAGCTATTCACTCTTCCTTTTAAACAATTTAAAAGATTCTTATGAGAGAGCATCTTATCAAAACTTAATGCTTAGACATGAGCTTAGTCACCTCCTTGATTTTTTTGAAGAAGAAGCTTTGGAGGTAATTCCTTTAAAAGGAATTGTTTTCTCAGAAACCTATTTTGATAGTTTTTTGGCAAGAGGGACTGCTGACATCGATTTATTCATACGGTCGCAGGACCTGCAGAAATCGATTGCTCTGGTGAAAGCAGCAGGGTTTACAAAGGAAGAATCAGAGGATCCTTCTAATAATCATTGTTCTTTTGTAAAAACGAATTCTAATAGCTCTTTGTCTGTCACAGTGGAATTACATTGGAATTTAGATAAAGAATATTATTCTAATTTAAATGTCGATGTCTTCTGGGATAATTCGATTCGCTATTCTAATTATCATTATGTGAAAGAGTTATCGATACAAGATACATTTTACTTCTCTTGTCTTCATGCGGTTCGACATAAAATGGATTCGTTAAAATATTTTATTGATTTGCTCCAAATCTTATCAAAACATGCATTGGAAATTGATTATAATCAATTAAAAATCCGTGCTAAGACTGATAAGACATGGAGAAAAGTTAATACTTGCCTTTCAATTCTATATGGTGAGCTACCTTTTCTTAATAGAATTAAATCTTATCCATTTCAAAAAAAAGTTCTCTTTTGGAGTATAGAGAATGCACGCAAAGCTCAGAGAAATCATAAGGATCTTTCCTACTATATGTATAAATTTTATTTTAATCATTGTCTATTTGATTCTTTAAAACACCTTATCACTTCAACTAAAACATTTCATTTTATTTATCCGCCTAAGACTTATTTGGAGTATTTTCTAGGAGAAGATAAGGACATTCAATCAAGGTGGTTCCTTTTAAAACAATATTATTTAACGCTCTTTGAACAGCATTCGCTCAAGTATCATAAGGCATGA